A stretch of Lactuca sativa cultivar Salinas chromosome 6, Lsat_Salinas_v11, whole genome shotgun sequence DNA encodes these proteins:
- the LOC111894200 gene encoding embryonic protein DC-8, with amino-acid sequence MASHQEVRSKEQKAETAARAAADELRDVNRQRQIGGGGDVVVVERREQIQTDEGRPGIVSSIIQTVTGTLGQAKDAVTGKTHAATEKTAEVSGEAAERGKRIGEETKEKTGEYKDYTAQRAKEAADATSEKAKTGKDATMEKGRQIADKTGEYKDYAAQKAKEAADATAEKAKEGKDVTMEKAGEYKDYAAEKGRQVADKGGEYKDYAAQKTREAKDTTMDKAGEYKDYAAQKAKEAKDTTMEKTGEYKDYAAQKGREAANKGVEYKDYTAQKTKETADVTAEKAKEAKDTTMEKLGEYKDYTAQKTKEAADYTADKAIAAKDYTVDKAVAAKDYTVDKAVAAKDYTAEKAKAAKDVTVDKMGEYKDYAAQKAAEAKDYTVDTAAATKDYTVDRAAATKDYTLDKAAATRDYTAEKAKAAKDVTVNKVGEYKDYAAQKAAEAKDYTVDTAAATKDYTFDKAAATKDYTVDKAAATRDYTADKATEGKNVTVGKATELKDAAAEAARKAMDLLTGKKEETKEKFSETGGATKEMFDDQTEEDARKRMESMNLKEHGGDDTTVEVMEVEVEDISPLGTGLLAAMDVEDTPLGTRGGGTRASPVTDARR; translated from the exons ATGGCATCACATCAAGAAGTTAGGAGCAAGGAACAGAAGGCGGAGACCGCTGCAAGGGCTGCCGCCGACGAGCTAAGGGACGTCAATCGTCAGAGACAGATTGGTGGCGGCGGCGATGTAGTAGTGGTTGAACGCCGTGAACAGATACAAACTGATGAAGGTCGACCTGGTATTGTTAGCAGTATAATTCAAACCGTCACTGGTACCTTAGGCCAGGCTAAGGATGCTGTCACCGGGAAAACCCATGCCGCGACGGAGAAGACAGCGGAGGTTAGTGGGGAAGCTGCTGAGAGAGGGAAACGGATCGGAGAGGAGACAAAAGAGAAGACTGGAGAATACAAAGACTATACAGCACAGAGAGCAAAGGAAGCTGCGGATGCTACATCAGAGAAGGCAAAAACAGGCAAGGATGCAACAATGGAGAAGGGAAGACAGATCGCTGATAAGACGGGAGAGTACAAAGACTACGCAGCGCAGAAAGCTAAGGAAGCTGCGGATGCTACAGCAGAGAAGGCGAAAGAAGGTAAGGATGTAACAATGGAGAAGGCCGGAGAATACAAGGATTATGCGGCGGAGAAGGGAAGACAAGTCGCCGATAAGGGAGGAGAATACAAAGACTACGCGGCACAGAAGACGAGGGAAGCTAAGGATACAACGATGGACAAAGCCGGAGAGTATAAGGACTATGCAGCGCAGAAGGCAAAGGAAGCCAAAGACACGACAATGGAGAAGACAGGAGAGTACAAGGATTACGCAGCACAGAAGGGGAGGGAAGCGGCTAACAAGGGCGTAGAATACAAAGACTACACTGCACAGAAAACGAAGGAGACGGCGGATGTCACGGCGGAGAAGGCGAAAGAAGCTAAAGACACGACTATGGAGAAACTAGGAGAGTACAAGGACTATACTGCACAGAAAACAAAGGAGGCTGCCGATTACACTGCAGATAAAGCTATAGCCGCTAAAGATTACACGGTGGACAAGGCGGTGGCAGCGAAGGATTACACAGTCGATAAGGCGGTTGCTGCCAAAGATTACACGGCGGAGAAAGCAAAAGCAGCCAAGGATGTGACGGTCGATAAAATGGGGGAGTACAAAGACTATGCTGCTCAAAAAGCTGCTGAAGCCAAGGATTACACCGTTGACACGGCGGCAGCTACTAAGGATTACACCGTCGACAGGGCGGCGGCCACCAAAGACTACACGCTTGACAAGGCGGCAGCCACCCGAGACTACACGGCGGAGAAGGCGAAAGCAGCCAAGGATGTGACGGTTAATAAAGTGGGGGAGTACAAAGATTATGCTGCTCAAAAAGCTGCTGAAGCCAAGGATTACACCGTCGATACGGCGGCAGCCACCAAGGATTACACCTTCGACAAGGCGGCGGCAACCAAGGACTACACCGTGGACAAGGCGGCGGCTACTCGAGACTACACGGCGGATAAGGCAACAGAAGGGAAGAATGTGACTGTGGGAAAGGCGACGGAGTTGAAAGACGCCGCCGCTGAAGCTGCCAGGAAAGCCATGGATTTACTGACCGGAAAGAAAGAGGAGACCAAGGAGAAGTTTTCTGAAACCGGTGGCGCCACAAAG GAAATGTTTGATGATCAAACTGAGGAGGATGCAAGGAAGCGAATGGAGTCGATGAACCTGAAAGAGCATGGTGGAGATGATACTACGGTGGAGGTGATGGAGGTGGAAGTGGAGGATATCTCGCCGTTGGGAACAGGGTTGCTGGCAGCGATGGACGTGGAGGACACCCCATTGGGTACGAGGGGGGGAGGTACTCGGGCAAGTCCGGTGACGGATGCAAGGAGATGA